In the genome of Nocardioides seonyuensis, one region contains:
- a CDS encoding sensor histidine kinase: MDQPEIEAVFVDALQNVAESVTELVGFEVAAISVVRDDSHLEMVAVAGSDSARAELLGRRTPIAEIEQELRSAEHWGDLLRFVPHERMTTPADQLGWVPDLVPSDDPEMWHPLDLLLVPFHDDEGELRGLLSVDVPTDRRRPAPGVRSHLQRYAAHARRSLLTGLERAELAHRVRLADAARKIVRQVSSELSIERIVSICQPAVTTGFDAAGMWIQTFDLDRGGGDAVHGATEAEIVVAEEFKVMGRAAAELLWQAQEVALVTRDTFPEIDGLTVEEEQKARLWEFMATALEATSLLFVPIGAGQECVGNMALTRRGTKDEWSLAEREAALEIGHDLGHALKNAQTFERERRLLEEVRELASYKSRLIATISHELRTPLTAVLGHLELMESARLPVLVAGSMQAVQRGAQRMRRMVEDLLVLSQVADPSRVLDPYPVDLAQVVEDVLGLLDVTLTRQELTVVFDAPDEPVRVPGDVVGLDRMCTNLIGNAAKYTPKGGTITITLVPSGEMVELSITDTGVGISPEDQERLFEEFFRSSDPEVLDIPGTGLGLAIVHRIVEQHHGTIDVVSAPGEGSTFTVSLPAKARPV; encoded by the coding sequence ATGGACCAGCCAGAGATCGAGGCTGTGTTCGTCGACGCCTTGCAGAACGTCGCCGAGAGCGTGACCGAGCTGGTCGGCTTCGAGGTGGCGGCGATCAGCGTCGTCCGCGACGACAGCCACCTGGAGATGGTCGCCGTGGCCGGCAGCGACTCGGCGCGGGCCGAGCTGCTGGGCCGGCGCACGCCGATCGCGGAGATCGAGCAGGAGCTGAGGTCGGCCGAGCACTGGGGCGACCTGCTGCGCTTCGTACCTCACGAGCGGATGACCACGCCAGCCGACCAGCTGGGGTGGGTCCCCGACCTGGTGCCGAGCGACGACCCGGAGATGTGGCACCCCCTGGACCTGCTGCTCGTGCCGTTCCACGACGACGAGGGTGAGCTGCGAGGACTCCTGTCGGTCGACGTGCCCACCGACCGCCGTCGTCCGGCTCCGGGCGTGCGAAGTCACCTGCAGCGGTACGCCGCCCACGCGCGGCGCAGCCTTTTGACGGGTCTCGAGCGTGCCGAGCTCGCCCATCGGGTGCGGCTGGCCGACGCCGCCCGGAAGATCGTGCGACAGGTGAGCTCGGAGCTGTCGATCGAGCGCATCGTGAGCATCTGCCAGCCGGCGGTGACCACGGGTTTCGACGCGGCGGGCATGTGGATCCAGACCTTCGACCTGGACCGCGGCGGCGGCGACGCCGTCCATGGCGCCACCGAGGCCGAGATCGTGGTGGCCGAGGAGTTCAAGGTAATGGGACGGGCTGCGGCCGAGCTGCTGTGGCAGGCCCAGGAGGTGGCCCTGGTCACTCGTGACACCTTCCCCGAGATCGATGGCCTGACCGTGGAGGAGGAGCAGAAGGCGAGGCTCTGGGAGTTCATGGCGACCGCCCTCGAGGCGACCTCGCTGCTGTTCGTGCCGATCGGTGCCGGTCAGGAGTGCGTCGGCAACATGGCTCTCACGCGCCGCGGCACCAAGGACGAGTGGAGCCTCGCCGAGCGGGAGGCGGCCCTCGAGATCGGTCACGACCTCGGACACGCGCTGAAGAACGCCCAGACCTTCGAGCGGGAGAGGCGCCTGCTGGAGGAGGTGCGGGAGCTGGCGAGCTACAAGAGCCGGCTCATCGCCACGATCTCCCACGAGCTCAGGACCCCGCTCACCGCTGTCCTCGGACACCTCGAGCTGATGGAGTCGGCGAGACTGCCGGTCCTGGTGGCAGGCTCGATGCAGGCGGTCCAACGCGGCGCCCAACGGATGCGGCGGATGGTCGAGGACCTCCTGGTGCTCTCCCAGGTGGCTGACCCCAGCAGGGTGCTCGACCCCTACCCGGTGGACCTCGCACAGGTGGTCGAGGACGTGCTGGGGCTCCTGGACGTGACGCTGACGCGCCAGGAGCTCACCGTGGTGTTCGACGCGCCTGACGAGCCCGTGCGCGTCCCGGGCGACGTGGTCGGCCTCGACCGGATGTGCACCAACCTGATCGGCAACGCCGCCAAGTACACCCCCAAGGGCGGCACCATCACCATCACGCTCGTCCCGTCCGGCGAGATGGTCGAGCTGTCGATCACCGACACCGGTGTGGGCATCTCTCCCGAGGACCAGGAGCGGCTCTTCGAGGAGTTCTTCCGGTCCTCCGACCCCGAGGTGCTCGACATCCCCGGCACCGGGCTGGGCCTGGCGATCGTGCACCGCATCGTCGAGCAGCACCACGGCACGATCGACGTCGTCTCCGCACCCGGGGAGGGCTCGACGTTCACCGTCAGCCTGCCGGCGAAGGCTCGTCCTGTCTGA
- a CDS encoding MaoC family dehydratase, which produces MSAHPDRVRAVTTPEVIALKGRTLGPTAWFPVLQDRVDAFARAVEDWHWAHDDVERASRGPFGGTIAHAHLTLGLVPHLFASLVGFAEGEDAMFYGYNKVRFPTAVPVGSSLRMSATIVEVVDLGGGEELTVDLLMEVDGVERPACAAQAVFRHYAVKAPD; this is translated from the coding sequence GTGAGTGCTCACCCGGATCGTGTGCGGGCTGTCACCACGCCCGAGGTGATCGCTCTCAAGGGCCGCACGCTGGGCCCGACCGCCTGGTTCCCGGTCCTGCAGGACCGGGTCGACGCGTTCGCCCGCGCGGTGGAGGACTGGCACTGGGCACACGACGACGTCGAGCGGGCGTCGCGCGGCCCCTTCGGAGGGACGATCGCGCACGCCCACCTGACGCTGGGGCTGGTCCCTCATCTGTTCGCATCCCTGGTCGGGTTCGCGGAGGGCGAGGACGCGATGTTCTACGGGTACAACAAGGTCCGGTTCCCCACGGCCGTCCCTGTCGGCTCCAGCCTCCGGATGAGCGCCACCATCGTGGAGGTCGTCGACCTGGGCGGCGGGGAGGAGCTCACTGTGGACCTCCTGATGGAGGTCGACGGCGTGGAGCGTCCGGCCTGTGCCGCGCAGGCCGTGTTCCGCCACTACGCCGTCAAGGCACCTGATTGA
- a CDS encoding metallophosphoesterase family protein, which translates to MAVRLLLLADTHVPKRARDLPAEVWRAVEEADVVVHAGDWVDVRLLDELEARSDRLVACWGNNDHGELRERLPEVAHAEIEGVRLGVVHETGQAKGREERMSREYDDLDVLVFGHSHIPWDTVTPTGMRLLNPGSPTDRRRQPHCTYMTATADKGRLSKVVLHSLPRPSAQSGALTA; encoded by the coding sequence ATGGCCGTACGACTCCTCCTCCTGGCGGACACGCACGTGCCGAAGCGAGCCCGCGACCTGCCTGCCGAGGTGTGGCGAGCAGTGGAGGAGGCCGACGTGGTGGTCCACGCCGGTGACTGGGTCGACGTACGCCTCCTCGACGAGCTCGAGGCGCGGTCCGACCGGCTCGTCGCGTGCTGGGGCAACAACGACCACGGCGAGCTGCGCGAGCGCCTGCCCGAGGTCGCCCACGCCGAGATCGAGGGAGTTCGCCTGGGCGTCGTCCACGAGACCGGGCAGGCCAAGGGTCGGGAGGAGCGGATGAGCAGGGAGTACGACGACCTCGACGTCCTCGTCTTCGGCCACAGCCACATCCCGTGGGACACCGTGACCCCGACAGGAATGCGACTGCTCAACCCCGGCTCGCCCACCGACCGACGGCGCCAGCCGCACTGCACCTACATGACCGCCACGGCCGACAAGGGCCGGCTCAGCAAGGTCGTCCTGCACAGTCTGCCGCGGCCGTCCGCTCAATCAGGTGCCTTGACGGCGTAG
- a CDS encoding MMPL family transporter translates to MSNLLHRLGRSAATRPWVAIGAWVVLAFVVITSSVAFGRDLEESFEAPGLDSYQAAELLADAQADEGGVTAHVVVEARDVAAELTQVETSLAALPGVLSTTSNVSPDGTIALVRVQYPAVDHLDASDLDNLKDAVADLREGSSLTLETGGDLFFAFEEAPTGLGEVAGIVVAAVVLLIAFSSFVAMGLPIGMALFGLVIGFTSMELVTYLVDIPAWAPELAAMVGLGVGIDYALFLVTRYRENLALGMPVAESVGRALATAGQAVIFAGGTVVVAILGLLVAGIPFVTGGGVAISAMVLVMVLASITLLPALLGLAGHRINGRARTPHRPSTGWYRWGAHVTRDATSYLVGGAVLMVALAAPVLALDLGFPDDGAKPESRTERRAYDLIADGFGPGANGPLVIAVDVSRDAAVVAQLAAAMAADPGITSVGEPTVDPAAGVATIVAQPTTSPQDVATQETVERLRSEVFPTVLDGTAATAHVGGQTATFSDLGDRVQERMPRFVVAVLLLSFLLLTVLFRSVLVPLKAVVLNLLSVGAAYGVLVMVFQWGWAAGLIGVESTVPIVSFIPLFMFAILFGLSMDYEVFLLSRVREEYTRHGDNTRAVIEGIAGTGRTITAAALIMVAVFSGFVLGSDPSVKMMGVGLATAIFLDATVVRLVLVPATMKLLGDANWWLPGWLDRLLPELDSGPVAKPVEVAVGAPPLVS, encoded by the coding sequence ATGTCGAATCTCCTCCACCGGCTCGGCCGGTCCGCTGCCACCCGGCCCTGGGTCGCCATCGGCGCCTGGGTCGTCCTCGCGTTCGTCGTCATCACCTCCTCCGTCGCCTTCGGGCGCGATCTCGAGGAGAGCTTCGAGGCACCCGGCCTCGACTCCTACCAGGCGGCGGAGCTGCTCGCCGACGCCCAGGCCGACGAGGGCGGGGTCACCGCCCACGTCGTCGTCGAGGCCCGGGACGTCGCGGCGGAGCTGACGCAAGTGGAGACCTCGCTGGCGGCTCTTCCGGGCGTGCTCTCGACGACCAGCAACGTCTCGCCGGACGGCACCATCGCACTCGTGCGCGTGCAGTACCCCGCGGTCGACCACCTCGATGCCTCGGACCTGGACAACCTCAAGGACGCCGTCGCCGACCTGCGTGAGGGCTCGTCGCTGACGCTGGAGACCGGAGGCGACCTGTTCTTCGCGTTCGAGGAGGCACCCACCGGGCTCGGCGAGGTCGCCGGGATCGTCGTCGCGGCGGTCGTCCTGCTGATCGCCTTCAGCTCCTTCGTCGCGATGGGGCTGCCGATCGGCATGGCGCTCTTCGGTCTGGTCATCGGCTTCACCTCGATGGAGCTCGTGACCTACCTGGTCGACATCCCGGCGTGGGCGCCGGAGCTCGCGGCCATGGTCGGGTTGGGCGTCGGGATCGACTACGCGCTCTTCCTGGTCACCCGGTACCGCGAGAACCTTGCCCTCGGGATGCCCGTCGCGGAATCAGTGGGCCGTGCCCTGGCAACAGCAGGACAGGCGGTGATCTTCGCCGGGGGCACCGTCGTGGTGGCGATCCTCGGCCTGCTCGTCGCGGGGATCCCGTTCGTGACGGGTGGTGGCGTCGCCATCTCCGCGATGGTGCTCGTGATGGTGCTGGCGTCGATCACCCTGCTGCCGGCGCTTCTCGGACTGGCGGGGCACCGGATCAACGGCCGCGCGCGCACGCCGCACCGGCCCAGCACGGGCTGGTACCGGTGGGGCGCACACGTGACGCGCGACGCGACGTCGTACCTCGTCGGCGGAGCGGTCCTCATGGTCGCCCTGGCCGCACCGGTCCTCGCCCTCGACCTGGGCTTCCCCGACGACGGGGCCAAGCCCGAGTCGAGGACCGAACGCCGGGCCTACGACCTGATCGCCGACGGCTTCGGCCCCGGCGCGAACGGGCCGCTGGTGATCGCCGTCGACGTCTCCCGCGACGCAGCCGTCGTGGCTCAGCTGGCCGCGGCGATGGCGGCCGACCCGGGCATCACCTCGGTCGGCGAGCCGACCGTCGATCCCGCCGCAGGCGTGGCGACCATCGTGGCCCAGCCGACCACGTCGCCCCAGGACGTGGCCACCCAGGAGACCGTCGAGCGACTCCGCAGCGAGGTCTTCCCGACGGTGCTCGACGGCACGGCGGCGACCGCCCACGTCGGAGGTCAGACCGCCACCTTCTCCGACCTCGGCGACCGGGTCCAGGAGCGGATGCCGCGTTTCGTGGTGGCCGTGCTGCTGCTGTCGTTCCTCCTGCTCACGGTGCTGTTCCGGTCGGTGCTCGTGCCGTTGAAGGCGGTCGTGCTGAACCTGTTGAGCGTCGGCGCGGCGTACGGCGTGCTCGTCATGGTCTTCCAGTGGGGCTGGGCGGCCGGCCTGATCGGCGTGGAGTCGACGGTGCCGATCGTGTCGTTCATCCCCCTGTTCATGTTCGCCATCCTGTTCGGCCTCTCCATGGACTACGAGGTGTTCCTGCTGTCGCGGGTGCGCGAGGAGTACACCCGGCACGGCGACAACACCCGCGCGGTCATCGAAGGGATCGCCGGCACCGGGCGCACCATCACCGCAGCCGCGCTCATCATGGTGGCGGTCTTCTCGGGCTTCGTCCTGGGCAGCGACCCGTCGGTGAAGATGATGGGAGTGGGACTGGCCACGGCCATCTTCCTCGACGCCACCGTCGTACGCCTGGTGCTCGTCCCGGCCACCATGAAGCTGTTGGGCGACGCGAACTGGTGGCTGCCGGGGTGGCTGGACCGGCTGCTGCCGGAACTGGACTCCGGGCCGGTGGCGAAGCCGGTCGAGGTGGCGGTAGGCGCACCGCCGCTGGTTTCCTAG
- a CDS encoding sensor histidine kinase: MFLAFLRSILAEPRAPDPPARVWWDWVLVGALLVTAAGEAILRTDVAARPLATLVAFLVIPVLLWRRTHPLLATAVGWGGAMVLHVPVLLGDAAEVGLYSMGCVLLLPYALYRWASGREALIGTAIVAVPVGLGLAASATLEDVIGGTTVVVAAFALGAAMRYRAVAREREVQQVRALERGELARELHDTVAHHVSAIAIQAQAGRAVAATDPASAVETLAVIEAEASRTLYEMRTMVRVLRDGEGGDGDAADYAPQRGIGDLDELARMSPVVQVHRGGDLDGVAQPVEVAAYRICQESVTNAIRHSVNATTVSVHVTGDDGVVRLRVHDDGEAARPATPGGYGLLGMAERAKLLGGACQAGPDPAGGWTVEATLPREVPR; this comes from the coding sequence GTGTTCCTCGCCTTCCTCCGCTCGATCCTTGCCGAGCCCCGTGCCCCGGACCCGCCGGCACGGGTGTGGTGGGACTGGGTCCTCGTCGGCGCCCTGCTGGTCACGGCCGCGGGCGAGGCGATCCTTCGCACCGACGTGGCGGCGCGGCCGCTGGCCACCTTGGTCGCCTTCCTGGTGATCCCGGTCCTGCTCTGGCGGCGTACCCATCCCCTCCTGGCCACGGCGGTCGGCTGGGGAGGCGCGATGGTGCTGCACGTCCCGGTGCTCCTGGGCGACGCCGCCGAGGTGGGCCTCTACTCCATGGGGTGCGTCCTGCTGCTGCCCTACGCGTTGTACCGGTGGGCGTCGGGCCGCGAGGCGTTGATCGGTACGGCGATCGTCGCCGTGCCGGTCGGCCTGGGCCTGGCCGCCAGCGCGACCCTCGAGGACGTGATCGGTGGCACCACCGTGGTGGTCGCGGCGTTCGCCCTCGGAGCGGCCATGCGCTACCGCGCGGTGGCGCGCGAGCGCGAGGTGCAGCAGGTCCGGGCGCTCGAGCGCGGTGAGCTCGCCCGCGAGCTGCACGACACCGTGGCGCACCACGTGTCGGCCATCGCGATCCAGGCACAGGCCGGCCGGGCGGTGGCGGCCACCGACCCGGCTTCGGCGGTCGAGACGCTGGCGGTGATCGAGGCGGAGGCATCGCGGACCCTGTACGAGATGCGCACGATGGTCCGGGTGCTGCGTGACGGAGAGGGGGGCGACGGCGACGCTGCCGACTACGCGCCGCAGCGGGGCATCGGCGACCTGGACGAGCTGGCCCGGATGAGCCCCGTGGTGCAGGTGCATCGCGGCGGCGACCTCGACGGCGTCGCGCAGCCGGTGGAGGTTGCGGCCTACCGGATCTGTCAGGAGTCGGTCACCAATGCGATCCGCCACTCGGTGAACGCCACGACGGTCAGCGTGCACGTCACCGGCGACGACGGCGTCGTACGGTTGCGTGTGCACGACGACGGAGAGGCAGCCCGCCCCGCGACCCCCGGGGGCTACGGCCTGCTCGGCATGGCCGAGCGCGCCAAGCTGCTCGGCGGCGCCTGCCAGGCCGGTCCGGACCCGGCCGGCGGCTGGACCGTCGAGGCGACCCTCCCGCGCGAGGTGCCGCGATGA
- a CDS encoding response regulator: MTIRVVVADDQLLVRTGLTMILNAQPGIEVVGEATDGHEAVAVARELRPDVCLFDIRMPGIDGVEATRQLAGPGVEDPLAIVVITTFDLDEYVHGALKAGARGFLLKDAGPELLVQAIHAAANGDALISPDITRRLLTTLAGLERAAPPPQPVEPLTEREEEVLLTVARGRTNAEIADELHITLSTVKTHVGALMNKLGARNRVEVAMWAHETGRVKG, from the coding sequence ATGACCATCCGGGTGGTCGTCGCCGACGACCAGCTCCTGGTCCGCACCGGGCTCACCATGATCCTCAACGCGCAGCCCGGGATCGAGGTCGTCGGCGAGGCGACGGACGGTCACGAGGCGGTGGCCGTGGCACGCGAGCTGCGTCCCGACGTCTGCCTCTTCGACATCCGGATGCCCGGCATCGACGGCGTCGAGGCCACCCGCCAGCTCGCCGGCCCGGGCGTCGAGGACCCGCTGGCCATCGTGGTCATCACGACCTTCGACCTCGACGAGTACGTCCACGGCGCCCTGAAGGCCGGCGCCCGGGGCTTCCTCCTCAAGGACGCCGGGCCCGAGCTGCTGGTCCAGGCGATCCACGCAGCCGCCAACGGCGACGCGCTCATCTCACCCGACATCACCCGCCGCCTCCTCACCACGCTGGCGGGGCTGGAGCGAGCGGCCCCGCCGCCCCAGCCGGTCGAGCCGCTCACCGAGCGCGAGGAGGAAGTGTTGCTCACCGTCGCCCGCGGCCGCACCAACGCCGAGATCGCCGACGAGCTGCACATCACCCTGAGCACCGTGAAGACCCACGTCGGCGCGCTGATGAACAAGCTCGGCGCCCGCAACCGCGTCGAGGTCGCGATGTGGGCCCACGAGACCGGACGCGTCAAGGGCTAG
- a CDS encoding helix-turn-helix domain-containing protein — MAGDRSGHVGTRGMPRPEREAQILDAAMAEFGERGYPHASVDAIARRAAISKPLVHAYFGTKDAL; from the coding sequence ATGGCCGGGGACCGCAGCGGGCACGTGGGCACCCGGGGAATGCCCCGTCCCGAGCGGGAGGCGCAGATCCTGGACGCCGCCATGGCGGAGTTCGGGGAGCGCGGCTACCCCCACGCCTCCGTCGACGCGATCGCCCGGCGGGCGGCGATCTCGAAGCCCCTGGTGCATGCCTACTTCGGCACCAAGGACGCGCTCTAG
- a CDS encoding sterol desaturase family protein — MEWLQDFWHALPEPLRDPVALAAPFFLLFVALEGLAAYLLEDERPEGERRTPDDRALPLPGGYDRADAIASISMGAVSVVTMTLWKTLGLLVYAALFAWVAPWHLPVDAWWTWVLAILGVDFFFYWAHRVAHRVRLVWATHQAHHSSEYFNFATALRQKWNNSAELVFWLPLPLLGLPPALVFFGFSVSLVYQFFVHTERVDRLWRPVELVLNTPSHHRVHHGRDPEYLDRNYGGILIVWDRLFGSFQPELHRPAYGLTSPVRTNHIVKLQTHEYAAIARDVRRAPMLRDKLGYVFGPPGWRPQQSGDTASQTLDGGGHPLPEHDGVVVVGAVDDHALGQ, encoded by the coding sequence ATGGAGTGGCTGCAGGACTTCTGGCACGCCCTCCCCGAGCCGCTGAGGGACCCGGTCGCGCTGGCCGCGCCGTTCTTCCTGCTGTTCGTCGCCCTGGAGGGTCTCGCGGCCTACCTGCTGGAGGACGAGCGTCCCGAGGGCGAGCGTCGTACTCCCGACGACCGGGCGCTGCCCCTCCCCGGCGGTTACGACCGCGCGGACGCGATCGCCAGCATCTCCATGGGCGCCGTCTCGGTGGTCACCATGACGCTGTGGAAGACGCTCGGCCTCCTGGTCTACGCCGCGCTGTTCGCCTGGGTCGCGCCCTGGCACCTGCCCGTCGACGCGTGGTGGACCTGGGTCCTGGCGATCCTCGGCGTCGACTTCTTCTTCTACTGGGCGCACCGGGTCGCCCACCGGGTGCGGCTGGTGTGGGCGACCCACCAGGCCCACCACTCCAGCGAGTACTTCAACTTCGCCACCGCCCTGCGACAGAAGTGGAACAACTCCGCCGAGCTGGTGTTCTGGCTCCCGCTGCCGCTGCTGGGCCTGCCGCCGGCACTGGTCTTCTTCGGCTTCTCGGTCAGCCTCGTCTACCAGTTCTTCGTCCACACCGAACGTGTCGACCGGCTGTGGCGCCCCGTCGAGCTGGTCCTCAACACCCCGTCCCACCACCGGGTCCACCACGGCCGCGACCCGGAGTACCTCGACCGGAACTACGGCGGCATCCTCATCGTCTGGGACCGGCTCTTCGGCTCCTTCCAGCCCGAGCTGCACCGGCCGGCCTACGGCCTCACCTCGCCGGTCCGCACCAACCACATCGTGAAGCTGCAGACGCACGAGTACGCCGCCATCGCGCGCGACGTCCGCCGCGCGCCGATGCTGCGCGACAAGCTCGGCTACGTGTTCGGGCCGCCCGGCTGGCGGCCCCAGCAGTCAGGCGACACGGCCAGCCAGACGCTCGACGGCGGCGGCCACCCGCTGCCCGAACATGACGGGGTCGTTGTGGTCGGCGCCGTCGATGACCACGCGCTCGGCCAGTGA
- a CDS encoding alpha/beta hydrolase: MRSDQVDSHFAEELRRRGLAVLLMDYRGYGGNPGKPSEDGLAADADAAVDALSELGYPPERTLYFGESLGSGVVASLQARHPPAGLVLRSPFTELADVGAHHYPWLPVRALLRDRFPVVDHLALSDVPVTVIYGDSDSVVPSELSARVADRAASLAERVVIDGADHNDPVMFGQRVAAAVERLAGRVA; encoded by the coding sequence ATGAGGAGTGACCAGGTCGACTCGCACTTCGCCGAGGAGCTCCGCCGCCGCGGACTCGCCGTACTGCTCATGGACTACCGCGGCTACGGCGGCAACCCGGGCAAGCCCAGCGAGGACGGCCTCGCCGCGGACGCGGACGCCGCCGTGGACGCACTGAGTGAGCTCGGGTACCCACCGGAACGGACCCTCTACTTCGGCGAGTCCCTGGGCTCGGGCGTCGTCGCGTCGCTCCAGGCGCGGCACCCGCCGGCAGGGCTGGTGCTGCGCTCGCCCTTCACCGAGCTCGCCGACGTCGGCGCGCACCACTATCCCTGGCTGCCGGTCCGTGCACTCCTGCGCGACCGGTTTCCTGTCGTGGATCACCTCGCCCTCAGCGACGTGCCGGTGACGGTCATCTACGGCGACAGTGACTCAGTCGTGCCCTCGGAGCTCAGCGCCCGCGTCGCGGACCGCGCCGCCTCACTGGCCGAGCGCGTGGTCATCGACGGCGCCGACCACAACGACCCCGTCATGTTCGGGCAGCGGGTGGCCGCCGCCGTCGAGCGTCTGGCTGGCCGTGTCGCCTGA
- a CDS encoding MmcQ/YjbR family DNA-binding protein: MAVIEDVRSLGSELERSYEVYVRGRLKFRVKQIVYVAFSLDETVMGFAFSRDERAALVEGEPQKFRLPAPSDMRFNWVHADLAALDPTEARELVVDAWRMVVPKKLSRDYDLAHPYGPG, encoded by the coding sequence ATGGCGGTGATCGAGGACGTGCGGTCGCTCGGGTCCGAGCTGGAGCGCTCCTACGAGGTCTACGTGCGCGGGCGGCTGAAGTTCCGCGTCAAGCAGATCGTCTACGTGGCGTTCTCCCTCGACGAGACCGTCATGGGTTTCGCGTTCTCCAGGGACGAGCGCGCGGCTCTGGTCGAGGGCGAGCCGCAGAAGTTCCGGCTGCCTGCGCCCTCGGACATGCGGTTCAACTGGGTGCACGCCGACCTTGCCGCGCTTGATCCGACCGAGGCCCGCGAGCTCGTCGTCGACGCGTGGCGGATGGTCGTGCCCAAGAAGCTCTCCCGCGACTACGACCTCGCCCACCCGTACGGCCCTGGCTGA
- a CDS encoding Gmad2 immunoglobulin-like domain-containing protein, which produces MGVITDVRVRQPAKDDLVGRRFLVAGVGNGFEGTIGIRVLDGRGRVLAEDSAQSTGGMAAVGEFSTRVTVSSPPRDGTRLTVQVFGDNPGLPDEGPSPGFNLREVEVIMFADLQGWLLYRVERGDTLTSIVRKVRDYTRTTVAQVVAANPAITDPDEIRVGQRLRIPVKG; this is translated from the coding sequence ATGGGAGTGATCACGGACGTGCGGGTACGCCAGCCCGCCAAGGACGACCTCGTCGGGCGGCGGTTCCTCGTCGCCGGGGTCGGCAACGGGTTCGAGGGGACGATCGGCATCCGCGTGCTCGACGGCCGCGGCCGCGTCCTCGCCGAGGACTCCGCGCAGTCGACCGGCGGGATGGCCGCGGTGGGGGAGTTCTCCACCCGTGTCACGGTGAGCAGTCCACCGCGCGACGGCACCCGCCTCACGGTGCAGGTCTTCGGTGACAACCCCGGGCTGCCCGACGAAGGGCCCAGTCCTGGCTTCAACCTGCGTGAGGTCGAGGTCATCATGTTCGCCGACCTGCAGGGCTGGCTCCTCTACCGGGTGGAACGTGGCGACACGTTGACCTCGATCGTGCGGAAGGTGCGCGACTACACGCGGACGACGGTCGCGCAGGTCGTGGCCGCCAACCCGGCGATCACCGACCCGGATGAGATTCGCGTCGGCCAGCGGCTGCGCATCCCGGTCAAGGGCTGA
- a CDS encoding NAD(P)-dependent alcohol dehydrogenase: MKAVVHHRYGGPEVLRLEDVPMPSPARGEVLVKVAATSVNLSDWECLRGSPAYARLGGLRSPARPTLGSDIAGVVEAVGDGVTRFHVGDEVYGDNLALKGGFAEHAVAPESVLAHKPPGLTFAQASTIPQAGAIALQGTRWAQSGSRVLINGAGGGSGSFAIQLAKRAGAHVTGVDNGRKLDLMRSMGADEVVDFVTGDFTRPSQPYDLVLDLVAHRSVFAYRRALRRGGRYRCVGGSVGTMLRVLTAGSVVGLLTGRSIGVLAVNEGPDHFEPLADLCAAGDVEIVIDRTFSLEEVPAALLHVGEGKALGKVVVVPS; this comes from the coding sequence GTGAAGGCAGTCGTCCACCACCGGTACGGCGGCCCCGAGGTGCTCCGTCTCGAGGACGTGCCGATGCCGTCGCCGGCTCGCGGTGAGGTGCTGGTCAAGGTCGCGGCGACCTCGGTCAACCTCAGCGACTGGGAGTGCCTGCGCGGCTCGCCCGCCTACGCGCGGCTCGGCGGCTTGCGCTCTCCGGCGCGACCGACGCTCGGCTCTGACATCGCCGGCGTGGTCGAGGCGGTCGGCGACGGGGTGACCCGTTTTCACGTCGGGGACGAGGTGTACGGCGACAACCTTGCGCTCAAGGGCGGCTTCGCGGAGCACGCCGTGGCGCCGGAGTCGGTGTTGGCCCACAAGCCGCCCGGCCTGACGTTCGCGCAGGCCTCGACCATCCCGCAGGCGGGAGCGATCGCGCTGCAGGGGACGAGATGGGCGCAGTCAGGCTCGCGGGTGCTGATCAACGGCGCTGGTGGAGGGTCGGGCTCGTTCGCCATCCAGCTCGCGAAACGGGCGGGTGCCCACGTCACCGGCGTGGACAACGGCAGGAAGCTGGACCTCATGCGGTCCATGGGTGCCGACGAGGTGGTCGACTTCGTGACGGGCGACTTCACGCGCCCGTCCCAGCCGTACGACCTGGTGCTCGACCTGGTCGCGCACCGGTCGGTCTTCGCCTACCGGCGCGCCCTTCGCCGTGGTGGCCGCTATCGATGTGTGGGTGGCTCGGTCGGCACGATGCTCCGCGTGCTCACCGCCGGATCGGTGGTGGGGCTGCTCACCGGCCGCTCCATCGGGGTGCTCGCCGTGAACGAGGGCCCGGACCACTTCGAGCCGCTGGCCGACCTCTGCGCCGCGGGTGACGTCGAGATCGTCATCGACCGCACGTTCTCGCTCGAGGAAGTCCCCGCCGCGCTGCTGCACGTCGGCGAGGGGAAGGCGCTCGGCAAGGTCGTGGTCGTGCCGTCCTGA
- a CDS encoding PspC domain-containing protein yields the protein MSMSTSQLVRPRQGKWIAGVCAGLADRFGISRGLVRLGFVIFGLVGAGEIAYIVGWIVMPKDD from the coding sequence ATGTCCATGTCTACTTCTCAATTGGTGCGCCCCCGCCAGGGAAAATGGATCGCTGGAGTCTGCGCCGGCCTTGCAGACAGGTTCGGGATCTCGCGTGGTCTGGTCCGCCTGGGGTTCGTGATCTTCGGTCTCGTGGGAGCGGGCGAGATCGCCTACATCGTCGGGTGGATAGTCATGCCGAAGGACGACTGA